In Phalacrocorax carbo chromosome 1, bPhaCar2.1, whole genome shotgun sequence, the genomic stretch tgggggggggggccgtcCCCTCTCCAGTAGGGGAGGGGAGTGGGAGTGGGAGTGGGGGGGCCGTCCCCTCTCCAGtaggggaggggagtggggggggggggccgtcCCCTCTCCAGtaggggaggggagtgggggggggggggcccgttCCCTCTCCAGTAGggcaggggagtgggggggaCGGGACCCGTCCCCTCTCCAGTAGggcaggggagtgggggggggggggacccgTCCCCTCTCCAGTAGggcaggggagtggggggggggggacccgTCCCCTCTCCAGTAGggcaggggagtgggggggggggggggggacccgTCCCCTCTCCAGTAGggcaggggagtgggggggggggggggggacccgTCCCCTCTCCAGTAGggcaggggagtggggggggggggggggggcccgtcCCCTctccgggaggggaggggagtgggggggggggccgtcCCCTctccgggaggggaggggagtgggAGTGGGGGGCCCGTCCCCTCTccgggaggggagaggagtgggggggggggggggccgtcCCCTCTCCAGTAGGGGAGATgagtgggggggtgggggcccgTCCCCTCTCCAGTAGGGGAgaggagtgggggggggggggggccgtcCCCTctccaggaggggaggggaggggggggggccgTTCCCTCTCCAGTAGGGGGCGGGGgtgtgttccccccccccccccgtgcctccCTCCCCAGTGGGGGCGGGggtgtcccgtcccccccccccccccgtgcctccCTCCCCAGTGGGGGCGGGggtgtcccgtcccccccccccccccccgtgcctccCTCCCCAGTGGGGGCGGGggtgtcccgtccccccccccccccgtgcctccCTCCCCAGTGGGGGCGGGggtgtcccgtccccccccccgtgcctccCTCCCCAGTGGGGGCGGGggtgtcccgtcccccccccgtGCCTCCCTCCCCAGATGATATCGGCTCGTGTGTGCTCTGGGCGCAGCATCCGCTGGCCTGGGGAAGGAAGCCTGGGCTGGGCACAGGCCTGTTGTTCGCTGACTTATTCTAGCAAATGGCTAGGGCAGATACAGCGCTGTGAGGACGTCTGCCAGCTCGGCGTCACCCCTCTTTAACCAGGAAGCCTCCCCTTCCCAAAGCTTATGTACCCCAGGTCAGAACAAGGTGAAGGATGGCAAGGAAGGGCACTTCTGTCTGCTCCCCCTCTGTGTTACTCTTCTTGCTAACCGAAGGGCTCTGCTCCTGGGCACTTGGTGGAGGTGGTGCTAAGAGCAAACTAGGATGCAAGAAAAGGGAGTTTGTTTCTATTCCTCGGGCTGGCATGAAATTCCTGGTGAGGATCTGACCCTCAGACTGTTATTCCCGCTCTTCCTCCATCCCCACCTTGCTGCAGCCCTGAACTCTTCACTCCACAGTGCCCAAGGGTTTgctggaggagagaaaaatcctCTTGCTGCTGAAGGTTTTTCACTGTGGGCTACGCAGGGAGCTGGCACCTGCAGCATCCTCGGGCTCCCTTGAGCTGCCATCTGCCCTCCCTGACCAGCCTGTCTCTTGCTCTGGTGTAGTGTGCTCCCTGGAAGGACAACGCCTGCTGCACAGCCAACACCAGTTCAGAAGCCCACAAGGACCAATCCAACCTGTACAACTTCAACTGGAACCACTGTGGGCTGATGCCACCCAAGTGCAAGCGCCACTTCATCCAGGACACGTGCTTGTATGAGTGCTCACCCAACTTGGGGCCCTGGATTGACCAGGTGGGATCAGATCTGCTGTGATTCAGGCAACAGGGCTTGTGCTGGCTGTGCGATGTGTTCTGTGCTGGTCCCCCGTATCGTATATTCCTGGCATGTATGGGAAAGTGCTTTCCAGGGACACTGCAAACTTTCCTGCTGGGTGGAAAGATTCAGAGGACTCTGCTAGCCTCTGCTTAGGCAGTCAGACAGGCTGATGCTTGTTGTCAAGGCATGCCTCTGCTGGGGCTGAAACTCCTCAGAGTCAGCTCTGGAGCCCAgtggaaggggctggggggaacgTGGGATGCGGCAGATCCTGCCCCTTAGCTTGCAAGGGCTGTCGCCAGCACGCACGGTCCTGTTCTCTTGCAGGTTGACAGCAGCTGGCGTCGGGAGAGGATTCTTCATGTGCCGctctgcaaagaggactgcgAGGAGTGGTGGGAGGATTGCAAGGACTATGTCACGTGCAAAGAGAACTGGCACAAGGGCTGGAACTGGGCAACAGGTCAGTGGGCTCTGTGGAGCAagcctcccctcacccctgcaGGGAAGCCCCTGGCGGTGCcattgctgcctgcctggtgGCCAAGACCCCTAATTGCACTTCCCTGTCTGTGGGGTTGCCACCACCCATCAGCAAAGATGCAGTGACGGGCTGTGGGCAGGTGGCCTGCTCCTCACAGGTGAAAGGACAGAAGTGAAATGTGCTAGCTCATGTTGTTTTCTGGTGCTGCCTGTCTTCAGGAACAAACCGCTGTCCTTGGGGCTCCATGTGCAGACCCTTCAGCCACGTCTTCCCCCGACCGAAAGACCTATGTGAGAAAATCTGGTCTAACTCCTACAAATACACCACAGAGCACCGTGGCAGTGGACGCTGCATCCAGATGTGGTTTGACCCTGCCCAGGGAAACCCCAATGTGGTTGTGGCAAAGTACTATGCCTGGAAAAAGAGATCTTCCCCTGCTTGGATGGAAAACATGACTCCTGAGGCTGACAAAGCTGAGTGTGCTCTGCCATGGCCTGTCCTGGTCCTGCTGCCTCTGGCCCTTGTGGTGCTCGCTGGGGGCTGTAGATCTTGTGGATGGGGGTCCCTGTGACTGCTCCCTGAAGGGACGTGGCTTGGACTGCTCCAGCTGCCCTACAAGACAACCTAGAATAGGTAACTGAAGTCTGTCTGTTCAAACTGGTCAAGCATCCCAGTAAGTGTTCTGCGTGAGTTGTTAGACCTTGATGCCTGCCTCTACTTTCAGCTGCTGACAAAGGCAGTTATTTCCTTGCCGTCCTAGGAAGGGCAATACTGTGTGTCTTTGCTCTGATGTAGGAGCTCCTTCACATCTGTCCCCACCTCATGGCTGTGTGTGGGGTTGGCAGTGCTTGTTCAAGGTCCTTGGCTGAGCTCTGGTGTCTGGACTTTCAGATTGCTCTGACTCCCTGAAGGGTTGGGGTGATAATAAAATACTCCTCTGAATCAGCCTTGTTGTACTTCAGTACGTATTGAGGGGGTGGAACAAAGCTGCTGGTctggggtgggtgtggggatCTGTACATGTAGGACTCTGCCTGAGGGGTAGGAAAGATGTAGACTCCTGGGTAGCTGTATATCTCCTGGGTCCTGATGGCTCCTTAGCTGCTCTGCCCGATCCTGGACGCTGCATCCAGATGTGGTTTGACCCTGCCCAGGGAAACCCCAATGTGGTTGTGGCAAAGTACTATGCTGGAGGAGGCCCAGCGTTGCCTGCATATCCACACtggtgctcctgcagcagaccACAGACAGCCAGGAGAAGCACCTGTAATGTCTCCTCTCTAGTCACAGccacttctctgctttttcctcctccctctgagCCAGGCCCCTCAAAGctgggtgcaggagcaggctgacCTTCTGTGCATGGATTGCTGGAGCTaaattgctgctgcagcctggtgcAAGTGGCAcctgcccagccagccagcaggtGACTGAGGAGCATCTTAGCAGAGCTGCCCTTGTCCTGCTGTCCAGAGACTGTCTATGGAAAACGCCTGCTCCTTCGCTCCAGCTGCGTGGTTCAGGTTGACTGGcacagccttcctcctcctgcctatGACCTGCTTTTGGCTCTCTGCTGCTTCAGAACTTTCCCTTCCCCTGGGAGCAATAGTTCACAGCCTCCCACGTGAGACTTGCAGATGTCGTGGGTAGCTGTGCAAAGGCTTACTGCTCTGCATATCTTTCTTCCTCAGAAGTGAAAATAAGCCTCTAGCAAAACTTCAACTTTTGAAAAGAATGGCAAAGGGGAGAGCAGTAGGGAAATGCACAGGGCTGCTCAGATTAGGCAAAGTCCACAGCTGTCCAGTCTGCAGAGATTTATAGTACTTCAAATCCTTTAAGGAGTCTTTAGATCAAAGCACCTATTCCCAGAACTTTTTCTGGTTTATTGGATTTCTGAAATGCTCCTAACGATACAGCCTCTAGTGTAGCTGTCACTTATTCCTTGCCTTTatacaaaacacagaagtgcttttttttctttccctttctaaCCTCAATGTGTTGCCTGCAAAAGCTGAAGCTATCCTAGGACTGACCCCGGCTTAAagtcaaaaatgttttctagcCCATACGTGGGGCATGGGCCTGCCCTGCCTGACCCAGCTAGgaatggggaggaggaagcacaTGGAGCTGACTCCTGTGACAGCAATCTCcataaaggacaaaaataaaacacctctAAAGGCGAGGCTGCTTAAGTTTAAGGAAAGTCCCATTCAGGCAGCTCATACTGTCCACAGGCTTGTCTGTGCAGCTTCTGGTCAGATCTACCGTGGTGTCTAAATAATGCTCAGGTATTTGTCTTGTAGAAGCATATTGGTAACCTGTTCAGGGCTGGTGTGACGCCCTCCTGTCCCATGCTGATGTGAAAACCCTGCCTGCAGGCCTGTCCCTGGAGGGACACCTGACCTCGCTGTTTCCACCACTCATAGTTTTATCCTTTGAAAGTTACTCTGGGATTAGCTGCCAGTGATACTGCAGCCAGCATCTCCTCTTTATGAGAAACTCCTAGTTGTAGACACTTGCTCCCTGGCCACGTCATTGGTCCTGTTGGTACTGTTCCTGTGCTTGGCAAGGGTAGGATAATTTTGCCTATTGCAAGCTACTGCCTGAGACCTGGGCAAACTGGGCTGCAGCTACAGTTAGTTCCTCCGTCCCTTGCCTCTCGCTGGAAGAGGATTGTGTTGCTAAGGCTGCTAACAGCAGCATAATTGTTCTTGCTTCCCAGGATAGGCTCTGCCCTCAAATTCTTTCtgtgggggagagaggggaccTTTGTTTAAAACACCCTGTAGCGATGTAATGCAGAGTCTCCGTGTTACAGTATGAATTATGGAGCTCTGGCTTGCAAACCCTTGGTGTTAATACTGACTGGCATTGCTGGCATGGAAGATGGTTGCAGCTTGTGCTCTAtcccattttcttctgcttatcTTCTGTTACCTGCGGGGAGCTGCACAACCCTGTTTGTCACCAGGACTGACTCATGCCTCTGTGAGCCCCTGTATCAATTCCGAGCTGTGCTGCCATCACCAGTTTGGGTTTGTCTCTGAAATACCAACAGTAATGAGGCTTTTGTGGTTTGATGCCGGGCAGGCTAGTCCTGATGCTTGGTTTgctcaatctttttttttaattcattcctCCTCCTTTGTGGAGTCCTCTGTGCTTCCAGCCATGACCTCTGATTGCTATGCAGCCACCTACTACCTGCTGAGCTGCTACTCTGTGCTCACCGGTGCCAGGATAGACAGGGTCAGGCTGGTGTCCTGGGCTGGTCCAGGTGTCTCATCAAGCATTCCTCCACTTCTGGAATTAAGGTTATCATTACTGTCTGCATCAGGACCTGATCAAGCTGGTGTTAATATGCATTGCATTCAATAACTGGTATGGTTTTGTTGTAGCTGTTCTCCTGAGTTTTGACCTCATGCTGATCTTCACGCCATATATCGCTGGGGCCATTCTGAGCATCACATCCTAGAGGGAGCACCTCAAGGCTTTGAAAAACTCCTTGTCCCCTATCCTAGCAGTCCTGAACCTGGTTGTCTTGTCCATGGCCCACTGGTATGGCAAGCATGCTTCTCCTCTCATTCAAGTAATCATGGACAATGTCTATCTGCTGGTCCGtccccccatctcccctctCCCGATGCTGAACCCCTTCATCTACAGCAGCAAAACTAAACAGATCCACAGGGTCTGCCTCtcagaggcagctctgcctcagaCAGAGCCAGCAACTTCTGACCAAGGGAGGGGATGGGAAGACTGCAGGCTAGAGACAGCTCATCTCTGTCATTGCTTTAGCATTTCCTTGCATGGGGGATATTTTGGATGGGGACTTCCTGAGTTATGTGGTATCTATTGGGCTACAGTGATTTGTTGTGTCTGGTTAGCAGAGTCAACCACTCATTGTTCTCACTTGAGCTGGGACCATTTGTTGCATGCTATacaaaaattttgctttatgaAGCTATTCTAGAAAAAGGCATCCTGAAGAGGCTGATTAGATCAGCTGCCCGTCTCTTATCACAGTCTAAATTCATCTGCTCAGCCCTGAGTTGAGCTAAAATACTAAATGTTTTGCTTGTGCTATTCCACGTATTTGATTGTTTGTGGTAGATTTTATGACTCTGCAATCATTTGTGCATTAATCCTAGCCTGCTAAATATCACTCTTCACTCGTTATTTCAATGatattgttttcaaagaaaatctcTTGAAGTGCAGAAATGGACATAACTGAGGAGAATTTTAGAAGTGGCAAAAATATCCAGCTTAAAGATTTAGCTCCTTAACTATTGGAGCAGTCACCACCTCCAGCTGCAAGTCTAGATATGCTCCTTTTCTCTGCAAAGCAAACGCTGACGGCTGAGTCTGCCGTAGGGAAGCACTGACCTTACATTGCTCATGACACCTTCAAACCCCAGGCTGGCCCTGCGTCGCTTCACTCTCTTTATCCACCCTCCTCGCTGTTtaccatcccactggggtgagCCAGGCTGAGGAGCTGCTGTGAGCAGCTGGGAGCATCACTGAGGGCTGCCTGTTAGGAGCTGTGTTGCAGgagatgctggggggggggaggtggtggCTCTTCAGTGAAGAGCTCCTGTAATCTCTGCTCCAGATCACCAGCTCATTGATTTCACCTTTGTAGCCCTGTTCTGGGGCCTGTGCGCCTCACCTCACTTCATGCTCTCCTTGCACGAGCCATCGCTTAGCTGGAGCTAGCAGTGGCTCCTCTCCCCCTGACCAGTCCAACAGCTCTCGGACCGTGCAGGGGCCAAGGGGTtctgctgtccctgcacagaTCTCATCAGGGTTCGCTGTGGCTGACGGcatctttcagctgaaatggtGCACGGAATAGTTTGGCTATTTCTTTAGTTTCACGGCCACCAGCCTCCCCCTGGCTCTGGCCCGGGCTGCGTGCTCGGGCTTGGGACGCACACCTTACAAGGTGCACCTCCACGCAATGGATAACATCCACGTTCTTTCTGTATCACCGAGGGCTGAGATGAATGAGGGTAATGGAATGGGATGTTTCCTTTGCTACTATGCATGAATTTGCACCACCCTGGATACTGTGGGCATGCTGGGCTGGCAATTCCCAACCTCTCTGAAAACATCCTGGGCAATGTTACTGTGTGCATTGGAGCTTACTGGGATCAGGAAGGAGTTCATCTGTGGTGTGGGGCTCCATAATCACACTGCAGAGGAGTGGGGCTTACTCCACAGCCCTCAAGGGACTTATTGGCAGAGCCTGTAAGTACCTCCAGGTCTGCTCAGGCAGCAGATCCTTCGCTGGCAGCTCCCTGCCGGCGCCTCCAGCAGGGATCTGCCTTCCTCACAGGAGCAAGGCACCAGGATCATAAAGCCAAAGAATCCAGTAGGTTGGCAAGGGAGGTCTGGGGGTCTGTGGTCCAACACCCTGCTCAAACCACAGGCCCCTGGAGAGAGATATTTAACACATCTTCAACAACATCTCTGATTTTTCCAGCACTTTACACCTGAGAAGGAGAACCCAAAAGGAGCTGCTTTATAGATGTCTTCTGTGTATGACCTTACCTTAATGTAACTGAATGCCCATCAGCTGGGCTCTCCAGGACCTGAAGTTTGTGGCATCTGGTCCATGTCCCTGTTTGACATGTGTTCTTTCAGCTTTGGCTTCACATTTGTCACATTTACATGTTTGCTATGTCCTCTTACGCTTGCtactttgatttctttatttctttttcactgctgGCCATCTCTGGTACATCGTGTCTCTCAAAAAGTCCACCTCCACCGCAGTCACGTTTATCCTTATGGGGATCTGAGGGCTGGAAACTGTCGGCATCTGGCTCTCTTCCCTTCACCTTCATTTGTGTTGTGTCGCTTCTGGGTAACAGGACAATCCTGTCCGTTACCAGCACTGATCCGAGCCTCCATGTACCGCTTCCTTTCCATGCTGGCTGCCACCAGTTTGGGTTTGCCTCTGTCTACAATGCCAATGGTGATGAGGGTGTTCTGGTTTGATGCCAGGCAGGTTAGTCTTTGTATTTGTCTTACTCAATCTATTTTTAACTCATTTGTACTCATTCTTGGAGTCCTCGGTGCTTCTGGCCATGGCCTTTGATCGTTATGTGGCCGTCTGCTACCCACAGAAGTACTCCTCGATCCTCACCGGTGCCAGGACAGGCAGGACTGGGCTGGCTGCCCGTGCAGGTGCGCCTTACCAACTGTTCCCCCATCTATGGTATTAAAAGCGTTGCCCTTCTGCCAGTCCCATGCCCATGCCTGCTGTCTGCATCAGGACCTGATCAAGCTGGTGTGTGCAGTCATCACGTTCAATAACTGGTGTGGCTTCGCTTTAACCAGTCTCTTCCTGATGTTAGGTTTCCTCCTCATCTTTGCATCCTATAATTGCTGGGGCCGTTCTGAGCATCACACCCCGGAGGGAGCATCTCAAGCTTTGAACAATGGCCTGTCTCGTATCCTGGCAGTCCTGATCCTGTACATCCCTATGGCTGGTCTGCCCATGGCTCACCGGTACAGCCAGCATGCTTCTCCTCTCATTCATGTGTTCACGGCCAATGTCCACCCGCTGGTCCTTCCCATGCTGAACCCCATCATCGACAGCATGAAAACTAAACAGATCCCCAGGGACATCCTCAGGGTCCTCTTGCCTGGCTGTCCCTGTAtgaggcagggcaggtgacAGCTGTGGGATGAGGCCTGGTACCATGGGCCAAGTCAACCTCTTAAATACATCTTCCCACTGCACATCCTCTGGATGAAAACACTTCCTATGCTATTGATACCCTGCAGTTCATTAGGGGCTCTGCTGACTGATTCCACGTGCAGGGACAGCTGACGACGTCTGCTCAAGGGACCCCCCCGAAAGGCCAGACCGAGATCAGAGGGACAGTGACAAGGTGGGGAAAACTAGGCAGGCTCATTCCTCTGCATCTACTGCTCCTAAGACCATCAGAGGTGAATGGTTCAGCCCTTGTCCCTGTTTGGAAACTAGAGCAATTCATTAGAAGAAACTCTCCAGGACTATGCAAATTCCTGGATTATTACCCAAATAGATATAGGATCTTTGTGGGGTGCCCGCAGGAGAATCTGAGGATTGAACAAGAGAACTATGAAGCTGTACAGGACTTACCATGGGATGTTTAGTGGAGGGCTGATGAAAGGAATAGTTGGGAGTTATTAAATCATTATTAAAggaatgtgtgtgtttgcaggTGCATGCAATCCACTAGCAAACTTCTGCCAAAGCAGGGAGAGTGAGGGGTTTGGGGTCTGAGGTGTGGATTGGAGGGACCAGGGGTTCGGGTGTCAGATTTAGGGGAGACTGAGGGTTGGGAGCAGTTTCCAGGGATACCCACTGTAGTGGGGGTCCTGAGCTACTGTCTGTAGAAACAGGTCTGAGCAATTTGTGCTGTCCGTGTGGGTCCACCACGTTGGGGCACCCTGAACACAGCCCCCAAACATGCTCTGAAAATCCCAGCCTGGAAAATCCCTGAGCCAGCCGTCAGGCTCGAGCTGGGCGGTGTTGTGGCAGTGAACGCggatgaaaaggagaaaaaaaaaaatagaagagccCCATTCAAGGCAGTAAGGCCTTGTCTCAGaggggagccaggcagcaagcagGTGTCAGGATGAGGTGGACGGGGTTCAGGAAAACGGGGGCTGCTTTTGCACATTGACTCCTTTGGAAATGCCAAGGTATTTAGGGAAATGCCAGTGCAGCAGAGATGTCAAAGAAGGGTTTGCCGAAGGTGAGGGGAAGATGGAAGGGCAGCGAGCATGTCGGAGCAGCCTGAGCAGTGTGGGTGGGTgtctggggcgggggggggcagcactGCCAGTGCCCCCCGGGCATCCTCCTGCAGTGGTGCTGTGCGGTGGGAGCCGAGCGCGGCAGGCGACGTCCCTCCTGCCTCCGACTGCAGATGCTTCTCCATCCGCCTGGGAGAGCCCAAGTGCCACGGGCTGGGGCAGATCTGGAAAAACCTGGCTCTGCGGGTGGTTTTCTGGGGTGTGGAAGGAGAAGGTCAGTGAATCTGGCTGTGTTGGCGGTTGTGCTTTGGTTTGTGCAGCTTTCTGAAAGGACGGGAGGACGACTGGAGACCTTGCAGGATGACAAGGTCTGAGGGTTGAGTCTTTTCAGCGTCTTTTCCCAGACCTGATTGTTTTCCATCCCAGGACTGGTGGGTTTAGCGCAGGTGGAAGCTGCGCACACAGGTTGTCCAGGGAAGTGTGAACAGACTGAGGAATGTTGTGGCTGAAAAGGAGAAGGCGGCTGGCCTGCAAAAGACTGCTGTGACCCAGGTCACTGGACGAACGATGTTTGTGAGGGGTGAGGATGAGGCGGCAGCACGGCGGGGATGATGTGCGCAGTCTCGGGCAGGCTGTGCCCCGCAGGGATCACCAGGAGCCTTGGTGGCAGCCAGGACTGCGGCGTGCCAGAGCAGGAGGGGATGGAGAGCCAGAGGTGGGCAGCTGCAAGTAGAGAGGGAGAATTTGGTAACAAGGTGAGGAGAAACTGGTCTCAGCCCAGTCCCAAAATACCTTTCACCCCAATGCGATACTTCACTTTAGTCCAGGGCTTACGGCTTTGCCCAGACAAGAGCTCCATAGGCATGTACAGGAATATTAAATTTCCCATGGTAATTATTTCAAGGAAAGAAGCAGTGCCACTGAACAGAACTACAACTTTTTAAAGATCTTTATTCTGTAGGggttttatttgctctttttgtttgcttgtttggtttttgtagttGGAAGCACTAGAATTCAGTGAAGTGGACTTGGTAAAACTGACATATCTCATGAGGAAAATATctagaataatatttttcaggaagCTATGCAGTTCATTAAAGacgtaattaaaaaaaagcgtattttttttcaaacccCATCTGTAGAACAAATAAGGAAGAGGGCACTAAAAATCATCATGCATAAATCACCACCtttgcatgagaaaaaaaaagcataagcTTTTGAGCTTGGTCAAACTAGTAATgatttacagaaagaaatagtAAGAGCatataaagaaacagaaaggaagggaaaggcaaaAAGCAATCTGCATTTAGTTAGACACAGCTTAATGTAAGATTGTTTTGTTATTCAATTGCTAGGGAAGCATACTGAATGATGAACAATATGAACGGGCATGgcatttattgttttttttaaattataaattatttttccctaaaGTAGTCTACATCAGCAGCAAAGTAATatatcaggggaaaaaagttaaaatgttaAGAAAACAGATGGCTTTAAATTACGAGGGCAGCATAAGGGCAGGGTGATGCTCCCCTTAGAGTACTTAAAGAGCGGGCAGGAGCAGACCAAAGGTGGGTGGCAGATCTCTTTGAGACTGAACGGAAgagaagtaagaaagaaaaccagactgGAAGAAGGTAACCCTAGGGCCTGACTTCAGAAACGTAGAAAAGGGTAAAGATGCAATAGGGAGTTAGAAACCAGTCAGGTTAACgtttatttcctgaaaaatactgaaacagacAAACCAAATATTTATAGAGCACGCCTGGCATATCAGGGAAGTAAGTAGCAGCGACCGTGAATTTCTTAGGAACAAATTGTGACAAAGCaacttaatttttcctttagatGGGGTAGCATGCCTTGCTGacagggaagaaacagaaaattaaatctgcCTTGACTGTAATTATGCTTTTGACACATTTCACATAATGTGTTCAGAAACGAGAAAGGGGAGAATGATCTAAGTGAAACTACCACAAAGTGAAGGCAAAACTCATTGGAAAAAAgactttttgaaagaaatgctaTCAATTATTCATTGTCAAAGATGAAGCAAACAGAGATTTGAAAGAAGCTGTCTTCTTTCTGACGTTATTCACTTTTTTCATCAATGAGCTTTT encodes the following:
- the LOC104039369 gene encoding folate receptor gamma — its product is MGQVLLVLLAASTAMPAQDPLLNICMDAKHHKTKPGPEGMLHDQCAPWKDNACCTANTSSEAHKDQSNLYNFNWNHCGLMPPKCKRHFIQDTCLYECSPNLGPWIDQVDSSWRRERILHVPLCKEDCEEWWEDCKDYVTCKENWHKGWNWATGTNRCPWGSMCRPFSHVFPRPKDLCEKIWSNSYKYTTEHRGSGRCIQMWFDPAQGNPNVVVAKYYAWKKRSSPAWMENMTPEADKAECALPWPVLVLLPLALVVLAGGCRSCGWGSL
- the LOC104050338 gene encoding LOW QUALITY PROTEIN: olfactory receptor 51Q1-like (The sequence of the model RefSeq protein was modified relative to this genomic sequence to represent the inferred CDS: inserted 1 base in 1 codon; deleted 1 base in 1 codon) — its product is MDNIHVLSVSPRAEMNEALIRASMYRFLSMLAATSLGLPLSTMPMVMRVFWFDARQVSLCICLTQLFLTHLYSFLESSVLLAMAFDRYVAVCYPQKYSSILTGARTGRTGLAAXCRCALPTVPPSMVLKALPFCQSHAHACCLHQDLIKLVCAVITFNNWCGFALTSLFLMLGFLLIFASYNCWGRSEHHTPEGASQALNNGLSRILAVLILYIPMAGLPMAHRYSQHASPLIHVFTANVHPLVLPMLNPIIDSMKTKQIPRDILRVLLPGCPCMRQGR